ACGCCGACGGCGTTGCCGGCGGCGTCGATCCAGGCGCGGTCGAACCCGTGCGCCTCGAACGCGGCGATCAGGACGTCCACGGCGGGGCGTTCGCGCGTGGAGGGGCTGGGGGCCTGCACGAGGCGGCGGGCGAGATCGACGGTCGGGCTGTCGTCAGTCATGCGGCATCCTACCGCCCGGGGGGCGCGGCGCGGCTCAGGCGATCCGGTGGCGGGCGAGGTCGACGCGTCCGCCCTCCACCCGGACGCCCTCGCGGCGGAGCAACGCGACCTGCAGCTCCCCCGTCCCGAGCGTCCACGTGCGGATCTCGCCGCGCGCGTTCACGACCCGGTGCCACGGGAACGTCGGGTCGTCGGCGGCGAGGCGGCGCAGGGCCGCCCCCACCTGCCGGGCGGCGCCGGGCCGACCGGCCCACGCCGCGACGTCGCCGTAGCTCGCGACGTAGCCCGGTGGGATGTGCCGCACGACCGTCCCGACCGCCGTCCGGAAGTCGCGGAGGGCGGCGGCGGGCACCTCGTGCGCGTCGCTGGGGGCCGGACGGGCGTCGACGGGGTCGTGAGCCACGGCGCCAGGGTAGCGCGGCTGGGGTAGGGTCGCGGCGTGGACGGGACCGACCCCACCTGGCAGGGCCTCATCGCGTTCGCCGCCTGGACGTTCCTGGCGAGCACCCTCGCGGTGGCGGCGTCGGCGATTCCTGCCGTCGCGAAGGCCGCCCCGCGCCTCGTACCGATCGGGTTCCTCGGCGGGATCGTGAGCTTCGTGCTGGTCCTGCTCGCGTGGGGCCTGCCGCGGCTGTTCGGCGGCGGCTGAGCGGACCGCGGCCGCCTCTGCTATCCTCGGCGCCCGAACGCGGGCGCGACGCCTGCGGCGAGGGGAGGTGCGCGTGCGCGCCCACGTCATCACCTACGGCTGCCAAATGAACGAGTACGACACGCACACGATCCGTTCGGAGCTCGTCGCGGGCGGGCACCACCTCGTCGACCACCCCGACGACGCCGACCTCGTGCTGATCAACACGTGCGCCGTGCGCGGCAAACCGGTGGAGAAGGTCGTGTCGTTGCTCGGGGAGTTCCGCAAGGCCAAGCGCGCGGGGCGGGACCTGACGGTCGGGATGATGGGGTGCCTCGCGCAGCTCGAGGAGGGCCAGGCGATCGCCCGCAAGTTCGAGGTGGACGTCCTCCTCGGGCCCGGCGCGATCACCGACGTGCACGACGCGTTGACGGCGATCGACGCCGGCCGCGAGCGCTACGAGAGCCTGCGCTTCAAGACCGACCTCGACACCCTCGTCCCGCCGGCGCCCGACGCGCTGACGGGGTTCCTGACGATCATGCGGGGCTGCGACCACCACTGCACCTACTGCATCGTGCCGACGACGCGCGGGCCGGAGGTGTCCCGCCCCGTCGAGAGCATCCTCGCCGAAGCGGAGGCGATGCGCGACGCGGGCGTGCAGGAGGTCGTGCTGTTGGGGCAGAACGTCAACAGTTACGGCCTGAAGGACGCTTCGCTGCCCAGCTTCGCGGAGCTGTTGCGGCGCGTCGCGCAGGTCGGCATTCCGCGCGTGAAGTTCACGACGAGCCACCCGATGAACTTCAGCAGCGACGTGATCGACGCCATCGCGGAGGAACCCAACGTCGCGAACTACGTCCACCTCCCGGTCCAGTCGGGCAGCGACCGGGTGTTGCGGCGCATGGCGCGCGAGTACCGCCGCGAGCGCTACCTCGACATCGTGCGCGAGATCCGCGCCAAGATCGACGACGTCGTCCTCAGCACCGACGTGATCGTCGGCTTTCCCGGGGAGAGCGAAGCGGACTTCGAGGCGACCCTCTCGCTGTTCGAGGAGGTCGGCTACGAGCACGCCTACACGTTCGCGTACTCCGCGCGGCCGGGCACCCCCAGCGCCGAGCATTTCGAGGACCTCCCCCGCGAGACGAAGATCGAGCGCCTGCAGCGCCTGATCGACCTGCAGAAGCGCTACGCGTTCGACGCGAACCGGCGCTGGATCGGGCGGCGCGCACGGGTGTTGATCCGCGAAATCCAGGCGGAGGGCGACTACGCGATGGGGCACAGCGACCAGAACCACACGGTGTTGGTCCCCAAGGACCAGGTCCGGCGCCTCGGGCTGCACGACGTCGAGGTCACCCAAGCGACGCCGCACACCCTGTACGGCACCGTCGCGGGGCGCGACGCGACCGCCATCCCGTTGGCCGTCGCCTCGTGAGCCGACCGCCCGCCCCCGCCGGTGCGCCCCCGACGCGCGACTGGTGCGCGACGGCGTTCGTCGTGTGGGAGGGCCGCGTCCTGCTGCATCACCACGCGAAACTGCAGCGGTGGCTGCCGCCGGGCGGACACGTCGAGCTCGACGAACTGCCCGACGACGCCGCCGTCCGCGAGGTCCTCGAGGAGACCGGCGTGCACGTCGAACTGCTCGGGGAGCGCGCGATCCAGGCGCCCGGCCCGCGGCAGCTGCTGCGGCCGCGCGGCATCCAGCTGGAGGGCATCCAGCCGGGCCACGAGCACGTCGACCTCATCTACTTCGCGCGCCCCGTCGCGCCGTACGACGGGACGCTCCCCCGCGCCGAGGACGACCCGTCGCTCGGCTGGTTCGACGCCGACGGTCTCGCCGATCTCGCGCTGGACGCGGAGATGCAGGCGTGGTGTGCCCTGGCGTTGCGCGAGACCGCCGCGCACTAGCGCCCCCCGCGCGCGACCCC
This genomic stretch from Trueperaceae bacterium harbors:
- a CDS encoding MGMT family protein yields the protein MAHDPVDARPAPSDAHEVPAAALRDFRTAVGTVVRHIPPGYVASYGDVAAWAGRPGAARQVGAALRRLAADDPTFPWHRVVNARGEIRTWTLGTGELQVALLRREGVRVEGGRVDLARHRIA
- the miaB gene encoding tRNA (N6-isopentenyl adenosine(37)-C2)-methylthiotransferase MiaB, whose product is MRAHVITYGCQMNEYDTHTIRSELVAGGHHLVDHPDDADLVLINTCAVRGKPVEKVVSLLGEFRKAKRAGRDLTVGMMGCLAQLEEGQAIARKFEVDVLLGPGAITDVHDALTAIDAGRERYESLRFKTDLDTLVPPAPDALTGFLTIMRGCDHHCTYCIVPTTRGPEVSRPVESILAEAEAMRDAGVQEVVLLGQNVNSYGLKDASLPSFAELLRRVAQVGIPRVKFTTSHPMNFSSDVIDAIAEEPNVANYVHLPVQSGSDRVLRRMAREYRRERYLDIVREIRAKIDDVVLSTDVIVGFPGESEADFEATLSLFEEVGYEHAYTFAYSARPGTPSAEHFEDLPRETKIERLQRLIDLQKRYAFDANRRWIGRRARVLIREIQAEGDYAMGHSDQNHTVLVPKDQVRRLGLHDVEVTQATPHTLYGTVAGRDATAIPLAVAS
- a CDS encoding NUDIX domain-containing protein, translated to MSRPPAPAGAPPTRDWCATAFVVWEGRVLLHHHAKLQRWLPPGGHVELDELPDDAAVREVLEETGVHVELLGERAIQAPGPRQLLRPRGIQLEGIQPGHEHVDLIYFARPVAPYDGTLPRAEDDPSLGWFDADGLADLALDAEMQAWCALALRETAAH